The Chloroflexota bacterium genomic sequence TGCCGAATTATCATTCGCGATCGGCTCGGCACTAACCTGATAGCCCAATGGTTCAAACAACCGTTGAATTAAGCTTAAACCAGCCTTCGCTCGCACTGCCACAACTGGCAACTCGACGGTTAGAGGCAACACCAAATCGACCAATTCTGGGCGTTTTTTGCAAACTCCAGCCATGGCGCTCGAAAAAACATCACCCATGGCAACGCATAGCAACGACGAAGCCACATACGGGCGATCGTTGACATATTGGCTGAGCATACCCTCGCCGCCACGATTGCCGCGCACCAACGCCACCGGATCAACATCAAGCAACATGGCGATGGTGCAGCGTTCGGCGTTGGCTTCGGGGTAGAAGATATGGGCCGCGCCAAAGGGGAGTGGGAAGGTTTGCACCCGATCGGGATGCTTATGCAAAATAAAGCCCAAGTCGGTTGCAGGCGTATGGGTGGTTGTTAATGTCAGTAGCATCAGCAGACTCCCTCTAAATCTATCTCGGCATGCTGGTTATTTAACCACAAAAAACCCTCTTGCAATCCATCGCAAGAGGGAAGCCGCGATTCATCATTCGACCGACAGGCAGATTTAACCAACCATCAACTGCTTTTCGCTGACACCGAGCAAGTGCATCGCATCGCTTGGGCTACGGGCCACCCGCAGATCTTCGCCAAACGAAATCCCCAAGTTGGTCAGAATCATCGCCATCGAGGCCGAAATACCACAAAGTATCACTTGAGTTCCCAGCAATTTGACTGTTTGAATCGTTTGGGTCAGCAAACCGCAGCCATAGGTATCGATATGGGCAATGCTGGTAACATCAAGCACGACGGCGCGGGCACGTTGTTCGTGAACACGTTTCAACAAAGCTTCGCGGAAGGTATCGATCCGTTGATCATCAAGGTGACCAACAATTGGCGCATAAATCACGTCGTGGGCTAATTCGGTAATTGGCACTTCCAGATCAGCAATTTGCTCACGTAATTGTTTTTCCAGCTCAATTTGCTTTTTTAAATCGCCGTTGGTTGAGAGCAAAACCTCATTTTTGAGCGCCAATGCAGCGTTCGATTCAGTAATCGAATCGATCATACTAATCAAGCGTTGATTGAATTGCCACAACAAAAAGCCGATAATAATAAAGATGCCGATAATCACTGCTGCATTCAAATAGACAAACCATGACAAGACTTGATATTCTTTAAATGGGCTAAATAAACCAGCAAAAAAAGCCACAATACTGCTACTAATTGAAGTAACCACAATCGTACCTTTTTGCTCATTAGAAATATATTGTAGCCCGGTAATTGCTACAATTAATGGGGTAAACATATAGCCAGTTGATAAAACTGGCTGGATCAAAGCCAACATAATTGTTGAAAACAGTAAACTTGCCCCAATTGACCAGACAACTGTGGTGTTAGTATAATTATCGTAACCATACCACATAAAACCACAGATGAGCGCATTTACTCCCATAATACTACTAACTATTAAAAGAACTGTATTCGAAAATACAGTTCCTAATCCTAAAAACGCTAAACCAAACACACCAATGATGACCGTCAATGAAATAACAACCTGCAACAGGCGTTCACGCACAATACTGAGATCCATGGGATTCCTCGGTAGATGTCTGATAACGAGAGGTCATGGTGGACCAATCGTGGTTTGCTCGCATCCAGGTAGCTAAACCATCGACAAAGCGATACAAACTTGGCGAACAAATCTCAGGAGCCAATTTATCGAGCATAATGCGTTCACGAGTGAATTGGTTGATTGTATCATTATGCAAACGGGCGACATAATTTAATGCTTCGCCGATTGGTAACTGATGTTGAGCATGCACGAGATACACCAAATTTTGCCAATCTCCAGCTAATAATTCTTTGCGCAACGAAATAATATCATTCGAGTAGAACACCACGCGATTCACATATTCACACAAACGCCGCACCATTGGATGCAAACGCACTTGAGGATGCAAAAAATCGTTATTGCCAAATTCAATTAAGGCCAAGCATAAATACGTACCACTGGTATACAATCGTTGCATTGCATAGGTTTTTTGGGTTGGAATATAGCCCTGAGCACGGTTATTGGCTTCCCATTGTACTGCTGCAAACGATTTGCGCAATGAATCAAAAAAGTAGTGTTGCCAAGCTTCGGGAGAACCTTGCACAAGGCGACTGGTTACATCGCCCATTGCTTGCACAATTGGCAAATCGTGGCGCTTGGCTGGCGAGCCTTTGAGCACCTTCATCAAGCGTTGCAGGAGGGTTGCCATGGCTCCAGCATCGTGCTCACGGCCAAAGCGATCCAATTGATCATCTAAGAGAAAGAGACTGGTACTCCAATCGGCGATGGTTGGCATGCGCTCGGCCAATGCATTGGGGTAAGCTCGTGCCATCAAGGTACCATAGCCACGTTGATTAAAGGAGATGCGGGTTTCCAAATCGTCAAGCAGGCCGAAGCTATCAGCCCATGCTTGGGTTGAGGCTTGAATCGCAACCGCATCGGGATGAATCGCCGCTGGAAATGGGCAATAGAGCACCGGAAGATCACGAGGCATAAGCGTGGCTAAGTGATGCAATGTAGTACGGGTTGGCATTGAGTCAATCTCCTAGATGCTTGACAAACCTAATGCAATTTGGTTGTTTCAGCAAATAATTCATCTCTACGTTTCATGCAGCATACGACAATTCGGTAAGTTTAGTAGCATAACGGCTGGTAATATCCGACCAATCATAATTTCCGCGCATCAATGTCATCATACCGTTTAATACTTTTTGAAGTGCCACGCTACAATTTTTCAGTTGAGTGTTGGTTGTTATAAATTGTTGAACACAGTGATTATGCTCATTGGCGACAATTTCTAAGGCTTCAGGAATACTAATACCTCGTTGTAATGCAACAATTGCTCCATAATTATGCCAATCGCCTTGACGTAATTCTTTTTTAACTGAAACAAGATCATTGCATAAACTCAGTACAAGGTTCGTCCAATTTTGTAGATTGCGTAAGTCGATTGATTGACGTTCAGCAGCTGTTAAATAACTTGCATTCATAAATTCAATAAATGCAATATAGATCGCCACTGCACTAGTAAATTTACGATAGTGTAAGTATTCAATTTCGCTGGGAATAATCGAATGCAGGCGATTGTGGGCTTCCCATTGGTTGCCAATAAAATAATCATCAACGTGTTGGGTAAAAACCTCAAACCATGCCCGTGGTGCTAGCGCCCGCATCCGGCCCATAATATCAGCGAGGGCTGTGACGAGTAGTGGTTCGTCAGCATCAACCGTGGCTCCGCGAATAACTGCCCCAAGCCGATTGTGCAAGCGAGCCAATGCTTGAGGGTCATGGCCAATTCGCGCTTCGTCACATTGATCATCAAGCTCAAACAGCCAAGCATTCCAATCGCTGATAATTTGCAGCCGCTCAACACTCGCATACGGATAACAACGGGCAATCAACAAGGTATAGTTGTAATCAAGAAAAGCTTTACGCCGCGCTTCGCTCAATAAACCTTGTTCAAGCACCCATTTGGTCGTCTGCTGTTGAACCTCCGCTGCCAATGGATGGATTTGCGCGGGAAACGGTGATTCCAACTTGGGAATGGTTGCTGGAACCGTTCTCGCTAATTGTTGTAGGTGTGCTGTGGTTGGCATAACATACCTCATCTACACGTTCTACACTGGCTACCATCTGCGCTTCTCACGGCGACACATGGCGAGTAGGTTAAATTACCTTGGTACTACCTTAATCTATCCACCTAACCTATGTCTATCACCCAAAGCGCATTCTTTAGTCCTCTCTTTGATCACCGTTATAGGTGAATCAGTTAATAGTTACTTAGCTACACAAATGTACACACATATCGCGATTATATGAGTATAAAGTGATATAACACATCGCGTTATACCACTTTTGACTATACCTTTAGTACTAGTACCTAGGGTGTTATTCGCCTGAAATGGTAACTTCTGTAGTAGTTAACTCAACTAATACCCAGCCGCGAACACTGTTAATCAGCCAAATTTTGCTGGCCGCCCAAAGATCGGCTAGGACTAAAGTACGCTCTTGGATTGCTCGTTGTTGCAATAATTCGGCGCGATAGGTTCCAGCCAATAAGCCAACTTCAACTGGGGGAGTCCAACGTTGGCCATCAAGTTCAAGCACGAGGTTGCCTCTGGTAAATTCGGTCAATTGGCCATGCTCATTCCAGAGTAATACATCAAAATCTGCGGGGGATTGTTGGGTGAACTCATCATACAATCTGCGGTTAGTCGTTTTGTGGTAGAGGAAGCGGTTCTGGGAGTTAACCGCTGTTGTCGCCAAACTAACCTTTTGACCATCAGCGGTCGCGGTTAGCGGGCTGCTGCTAATTGAAATATCACCTTCATGGGTGAGGTTCAAGCGCACTCGCAGCGCACTTGAGCAGCCTAGGCTATGCTGATTGAGTGCGTTCAGCACGGCGCTTTGGTCGTAGCCAAAGCCAAAATAGGCCGCCGAATCGCTCAAACGCCGTAAATGGTGTTCAAGCAACCAGTAACGCTGACCATCCCAACGCAGCGTTTCAATCAAATCAAATTGGGGCCAGCGCTCGGTCAACAATTGGGCTTTCAGTTGGGCTTCAGCATACTCATCGTCAGCCTGCGAATCCCAGGTAATGCCGCCGCCCACGCCATATTCGGCCTGCTGGCGCTGTTGGTCGATCCAGACGGTGCGAATTGCTACATTAAAGGTAGCACTGCCATCAGGCCGTAGTATACCAATCGCCCCACAATAAACCGCCCGTGGATCAGCCTCGAACTGGCGAATCAGTTCCATGGTTTTGACTTTGGGCGCACCCGTGATCGAGCCACAGGGAAAGAGCGCTTGCAGAATATCGAGTAGGCTAGTGTTGGGCTTAGTTTTGGCTGCTACGGTTGAGGTCAGCTGCCAAACGGTGCGATAGCGCTCGAGTTCGAATAAACGTGGCACGCCAACGCTGCCAATCGCCGCAACTCGTCCCAAGTCGTTACGCAACAGATCAACGATCATCAAGTTTTCGGCGCGGTTTTTCTCCGAGGCCAATAATTGATGGGCCAAACGTTGATCTTCTTCGGGCCAACGTCCACGCGGAGCCGTACCCTTCATTGGCTTGGTGGTTAACCGCTGATCACGCCAATCGAAAAAGAGTTCAGGTGAAGCCGAGAGAATTTGATACTCACCAAGATTGAGGTAAGCACAATAGTTGGCAGCTTGAGCCGCCCGCAAATCATGATAAAAGGCTAGTGGATCGCCGTTAAACGTGGCTCGTAGCCGCAAAGTATAGTTAACTTGATAGGTTTCGCCTCGCGCAATCGCCGCATGAATTGCCTCGATCGCTTGGCGGTAGTGTTCAAGGCTAATTGTCGGTTGCCACGGCGAGAGTTGATACTGCTGCGCCGTTGGTTCGAGCACTTGGGGCGTGGCAAAGGCAGCAAACCAAACTAACGGCAACGCGGCTGGCGGATAACATTGCAACGCCGCATCAAAGGCTGTTGCTGCCTCATAGCTCACATAGCCAATCACATACGCCCCAGCCTGTGCCGCTGCCTGAGCGGCTTGAATCGTCGTCAGCACCTCGGCGCTGGTCGTTGCTTGGTAGATTGCCAAGGGTTGACGAAACTCCAACGCTTGGGGCTGACCAGTTGCATCGGCGAAATCAAAACGCCCATAAATCGCACTCACGAATTGTTGCCTCCCAACAATAAAGCCAATTGGCATAGCCCGCAACGATATGCTACTCTAGCGGCATGCACACCGGTTTCTAGCCCACGAGGTTTCTGATGACTGCGACAATTCTAGATCAGATTTTTGCCCATAAACGCACCGAGGTCGAGCGCCAAAAATTGAAGATACCCCAAGCGAAACTTGAACAACAACTTGGTAACGCCCCCAAGCCGCGTAGTTTGCGCCAAGCCTTGCGTCAGCCTGATCGGATTAGCCTGATCGCTGAGGTCAAAAAGGCCAGTCCATCCAAAGGGGTCTTTTTGGAGAATTTCAACCCGACTGAACTAGCTGAAACCTACGCCAGCAATGGGGCGGCGGCGATTTCGGTGTTAACTGATGTGCGCTTTTTTCAAGGCAGCTTAATCTATTTACGCTCAATTCATGAGCACCTTGATCGATTGGGCTATGCTACGCCCTTGTTGCGCAAAGATTTTCTCTACGATCCCTATCAAATTTATGAGGCTCGCGTATCAGGAGCCGATGCAATTTTGTTGATCGTGGGCATGCTTGATGATCAAACACTGCATGAGTTGTATCAATTAACCTATGGCTTGGGCATGGAAGCCTTGGTTGAGGTACATACTGAGGCTGAAATGGCCCGTGCTCAGGCATTGCAGGCCCAAATCATCGGCATTAACAACCGCGATTTGCATAGTTTTAGGGTTGATATTGCTACCACTCAACGGGTTAGTGCTAGTTTGCCTGCGATCGGCGACCCTCAGCGGCCTGTGTTGGTAGCCGAAAGTGGCATCCATGGCCCTGACGTGCTTCCAACCCTGCGCGAATGGGGTGTTGATGCAATTCTCGTGGGCGAATCGATTGTGTTGGCTCCCGATCATGCGGCTCATGTTCGTGCCTTGAGCCAGAACGGACATAGAACATAGGGCGCGTTTTGATCCACGAAGGGCACGAAGCACACGAAGAACGTAAAGGCCGAAACCACGAAGATCGCGAAGAGCGCGAAGGATGAATTTTTTAGCCACGAATTGCACGAATTACCCGAATAATTGGCTAAGCGCCTAGAGCTTAAATCTAATCCCCGACCCCTTTGTGTCCTTTGTGCTCTTCGTGGATCAAATTGACACCTGATACCTATCTATAAGGAGCGTTATGTCGGAGTTTCCTGATGAGAATATTGATCGCCGCCTGCTTGATGCGATTCGTGGGCGAGCCTCAATGGAAGATATTGCCAACCTGCGCGGGCCTGAGGTTGATACACCATCCGCAGCAATCGAGGCCTTGAAACAGGGCAACGAGCGCTTTTTTAGCGGCGAAACCCAGCGCACAGTAGTCAGCGTCAATCAACGCCGTTCGCAAATTATTAGTCAAACGCCATTTGCGGTGATTCTTGGCTGCTCGGATAGCCGTGTGCCGCCGCAAATGATTTTTGACCGTAATTTGGGCGATTTGTTTGTGGTGCGGGTTGCGGGCCAGATTGTTGATCCGGCTACTCAAGGCAGCATCGAATATGCGATCTCGCATCTTAAGTGCAAATTGATTGTGGTAATGGGCCATGAAGGCTGTGGCGCGGTCAAGGCTGCCTTAGCCAGCGACGAGCAGATTGCCAAAGAATCAGCCAATATTCGCTACCTGATCGAACAAATTCGACCGGTTTGTGAGCGCTTGCCAGCGATTCGCGACGAAAAAGCCCGCATGCGCGAGGCCGTGACTCAGCATGTTCGCGCCCAAGTCGCCCGTTTGCGTCAAAATCCGGTCGTCCAAAGCTTCGAGGCGGCTGGCACAATTGCAGTGATTGGGGCATATTATGAAATTGGTAGCGGCGCTGTCGATTTCTTTATCAGCCCCGAAGAACTAGCGGTTGATTAGCAGTGAGGGCTTAGAGAGCAGGGGCTAGGGGCCAGAGGTTAGAGGTCAGGTAATAAAGCCAAGCCAAAATGCAGTGAAATACATATAATTCGTAACGAAACTGAACCCTGCTCCCTGACCTCTG encodes the following:
- a CDS encoding STAS domain-containing protein; translation: MDLSIVRERLLQVVISLTVIIGVFGLAFLGLGTVFSNTVLLIVSSIMGVNALICGFMWYGYDNYTNTTVVWSIGASLLFSTIMLALIQPVLSTGYMFTPLIVAITGLQYISNEQKGTIVVTSISSSIVAFFAGLFSPFKEYQVLSWFVYLNAAVIIGIFIIIGFLLWQFNQRLISMIDSITESNAALALKNEVLLSTNGDLKKQIELEKQLREQIADLEVPITELAHDVIYAPIVGHLDDQRIDTFREALLKRVHEQRARAVVLDVTSIAHIDTYGCGLLTQTIQTVKLLGTQVILCGISASMAMILTNLGISFGEDLRVARSPSDAMHLLGVSEKQLMVG
- a CDS encoding carbonic anhydrase gives rise to the protein MSEFPDENIDRRLLDAIRGRASMEDIANLRGPEVDTPSAAIEALKQGNERFFSGETQRTVVSVNQRRSQIISQTPFAVILGCSDSRVPPQMIFDRNLGDLFVVRVAGQIVDPATQGSIEYAISHLKCKLIVVMGHEGCGAVKAALASDEQIAKESANIRYLIEQIRPVCERLPAIRDEKARMREAVTQHVRAQVARLRQNPVVQSFEAAGTIAVIGAYYEIGSGAVDFFISPEELAVD
- the pabB gene encoding aminodeoxychorismate synthase component I, which produces MSAIYGRFDFADATGQPQALEFRQPLAIYQATTSAEVLTTIQAAQAAAQAGAYVIGYVSYEAATAFDAALQCYPPAALPLVWFAAFATPQVLEPTAQQYQLSPWQPTISLEHYRQAIEAIHAAIARGETYQVNYTLRLRATFNGDPLAFYHDLRAAQAANYCAYLNLGEYQILSASPELFFDWRDQRLTTKPMKGTAPRGRWPEEDQRLAHQLLASEKNRAENLMIVDLLRNDLGRVAAIGSVGVPRLFELERYRTVWQLTSTVAAKTKPNTSLLDILQALFPCGSITGAPKVKTMELIRQFEADPRAVYCGAIGILRPDGSATFNVAIRTVWIDQQRQQAEYGVGGGITWDSQADDEYAEAQLKAQLLTERWPQFDLIETLRWDGQRYWLLEHHLRRLSDSAAYFGFGYDQSAVLNALNQHSLGCSSALRVRLNLTHEGDISISSSPLTATADGQKVSLATTAVNSQNRFLYHKTTNRRLYDEFTQQSPADFDVLLWNEHGQLTEFTRGNLVLELDGQRWTPPVEVGLLAGTYRAELLQQRAIQERTLVLADLWAASKIWLINSVRGWVLVELTTTEVTISGE
- the trpC gene encoding indole-3-glycerol phosphate synthase TrpC, translated to MTATILDQIFAHKRTEVERQKLKIPQAKLEQQLGNAPKPRSLRQALRQPDRISLIAEVKKASPSKGVFLENFNPTELAETYASNGAAAISVLTDVRFFQGSLIYLRSIHEHLDRLGYATPLLRKDFLYDPYQIYEARVSGADAILLIVGMLDDQTLHELYQLTYGLGMEALVEVHTEAEMARAQALQAQIIGINNRDLHSFRVDIATTQRVSASLPAIGDPQRPVLVAESGIHGPDVLPTLREWGVDAILVGESIVLAPDHAAHVRALSQNGHRT